The Streptomyces cynarae genome contains a region encoding:
- a CDS encoding CU044_2847 family protein, with protein sequence MPNVLTIPLDGGEQLNVEVEQRDENGWARAGRAQDAALAAGRSLQEVLAPIRPAMQAVVSQLRAGVAPPDKISLEFGIKFSADAGVVVARTATEANFTVTVEWNRTAERPAER encoded by the coding sequence ATGCCGAACGTCCTGACCATTCCGCTCGACGGCGGGGAGCAGCTGAACGTCGAGGTCGAACAGCGGGACGAGAACGGCTGGGCCCGGGCCGGCCGGGCGCAGGACGCCGCCCTTGCGGCCGGCAGGAGCCTGCAGGAGGTGCTCGCCCCCATACGGCCGGCCATGCAGGCGGTGGTCAGTCAGCTGCGCGCGGGCGTCGCGCCGCCGGACAAAATCAGTCTGGAGTTCGGGATCAAGTTCTCCGCCGACGCGGGCGTGGTGGTCGCGCGAACGGCGACCGAGGCGAACTTCACCGTGACGGTGGAGTGGAACCGCACGGCCGAACGCCCCGCCGAACGGTGA
- the tkt gene encoding transketolase — protein sequence MSAQSTDGFEWTELDRRAVDTARVLAADAVQKVGNGHPGTAMSLAPAAYTIFHKVMRHDPADPEWTGRDRFVLSPGHTSLTLYTQLFLAGYELELDDLKAFRTHGSKTPGHPEYGHTAGVETTTGPLGQGAANAVGMAMAARYERGLFDPEAPAGESPFDHTIWAIVSDGDLEEGVSAEASSMAGHQKLGNLVFLYDDNHISIEGDTATAFSEDVLKRYEAYGWHTQRIEPAENGDIDVHALYAALKAAQAETERPSIIAMRTIIAWPAPNAQNTEAAHGSALGADEVAATKRVLGFDPEKSFEVAPEVLAHTRQALDRGAEAHAAWDKRIAEWRGAQPERAKLYDRVVAGQLPDGWEQTLPEFEEGASVATRAASGKVLQALGAVIPELWGGSADLAGSNNTTIDKTSSFLPKGNPLPEASPYGRTVHFGIREFSMAAEMNGIALHGNTRIYGGTFLVFSDYMRNAVRMSALMQLPVTYVWTHDSVGLGEDGPTHQPVEHLASLRAIPGLNVVRPADANETAVAWAEILKRHSTNPAPHGLALTRQGVPTYAPNPEAAKGGYVLKESSTGTPDVILIATGSEVHLAVAAREQLEAEGVGTRVVSMPSVEWFEEQPAEYRERVLPPSVKARVAVEAGIGLTWYRYVGDAGRIVSLEHFGASADAKTLFAEFGFTPENVAAAARESLAALRG from the coding sequence ATGAGTGCGCAGAGCACCGACGGATTCGAATGGACCGAGCTCGACCGGCGTGCCGTCGACACCGCCCGCGTCCTGGCGGCCGACGCCGTGCAGAAGGTCGGCAACGGCCACCCGGGCACCGCGATGAGCCTGGCCCCGGCCGCGTACACGATCTTTCACAAGGTGATGCGCCATGATCCGGCGGATCCGGAGTGGACGGGCCGTGACCGCTTCGTGCTCTCTCCCGGCCACACCTCGCTGACCCTCTACACGCAGCTCTTCCTGGCCGGCTACGAACTGGAGCTGGACGACCTCAAGGCGTTCCGGACCCACGGTTCGAAGACGCCCGGTCACCCGGAGTACGGGCACACGGCCGGTGTCGAGACCACCACGGGCCCGCTCGGCCAGGGTGCCGCAAACGCGGTGGGCATGGCGATGGCCGCCCGCTACGAGCGCGGTCTGTTCGACCCGGAGGCCCCCGCGGGCGAGTCCCCCTTCGACCACACGATCTGGGCCATCGTCTCCGACGGCGACCTGGAGGAGGGCGTCTCCGCCGAGGCCTCCTCGATGGCCGGCCACCAGAAGCTCGGCAACCTCGTCTTCCTGTACGACGACAACCACATCTCCATCGAGGGCGACACCGCGACGGCCTTCTCCGAGGACGTCCTGAAGCGTTACGAGGCCTACGGCTGGCACACCCAGCGCATCGAGCCCGCCGAGAACGGCGACATCGACGTCCACGCGCTGTACGCGGCGCTGAAGGCGGCACAGGCCGAGACCGAGCGCCCCTCGATCATCGCGATGCGCACGATCATCGCCTGGCCGGCTCCGAACGCGCAGAACACCGAGGCCGCCCACGGCTCGGCGCTCGGCGCGGACGAGGTCGCCGCCACCAAGCGCGTCCTCGGCTTCGACCCGGAGAAGTCCTTCGAGGTGGCCCCCGAGGTCCTCGCCCACACCCGTCAGGCCCTGGACCGGGGTGCCGAGGCGCACGCCGCCTGGGACAAGCGGATCGCCGAGTGGCGCGGCGCCCAGCCCGAGCGCGCGAAGCTGTACGACCGTGTAGTGGCCGGGCAGCTCCCCGACGGCTGGGAGCAGACGCTTCCGGAGTTCGAGGAGGGCGCGTCCGTCGCCACGCGTGCCGCCTCCGGCAAGGTGCTCCAGGCCCTCGGTGCGGTCATCCCCGAGCTGTGGGGCGGCTCCGCCGACCTCGCCGGGTCGAACAACACGACCATCGACAAGACCTCGTCCTTCCTGCCGAAGGGCAACCCGCTGCCGGAGGCGAGCCCGTACGGCCGCACCGTCCACTTCGGCATCCGCGAGTTCTCCATGGCCGCGGAGATGAACGGCATCGCCCTGCACGGCAACACCCGTATCTACGGCGGCACGTTCCTCGTGTTCTCGGACTACATGCGCAACGCGGTCCGCATGTCCGCCCTGATGCAGCTGCCGGTGACGTACGTGTGGACGCACGACTCCGTCGGTCTCGGTGAGGACGGCCCCACCCACCAGCCGGTCGAGCACCTCGCATCCCTGCGCGCGATCCCGGGCCTGAACGTCGTCCGCCCGGCCGACGCCAACGAGACCGCCGTCGCCTGGGCCGAGATCCTCAAGCGGCATTCCACCAACCCCGCCCCGCACGGGCTCGCGCTCACCCGCCAGGGCGTGCCGACGTACGCCCCGAACCCCGAGGCGGCCAAGGGCGGTTACGTCCTGAAGGAGTCCTCCACCGGGACGCCGGACGTCATCCTGATCGCCACCGGTTCCGAGGTGCATCTCGCCGTGGCCGCCCGGGAGCAGCTGGAGGCCGAGGGCGTGGGCACCCGGGTGGTGTCGATGCCGTCCGTGGAGTGGTTCGAGGAGCAGCCCGCGGAGTACCGCGAGCGTGTCCTCCCGCCGTCCGTGAAGGCCCGGGTGGCCGTCGAGGCCGGTATCGGCCTGACCTGGTACCGGTACGTCGGCGACGCAGGGCGCATCGTGTCCCTGGAGCACTTCGGCGCCTCCGCCGACGCCAAGACCCTCTTCGCCGAGTTCGGCTTCACCCCCGAGAACGTGGCCGCCGCCGCCCGGGAATCCCTTGCCGCCCTCCGCGGTTGA
- the tal gene encoding transaldolase, translating into MITVTEATAAAEPLKRLSEAGVSIWLDDLSRKRIASGNLAELIETRHVVGVTTNPSIFQAAIGSGEGYEEQLADLAVRGVTVEEAVRMMTTADVRAAADILRPVYDATDGRDGRVSIEVDPRLAHNTAATIAEAKQLAWLVDRPNVMIKIPATEAGLPAITEVIGQGISVNVTLIFSLERYREVMDAYLGGLEKARAAGLDLSAIHSVASFFVSRVDTEIDKRLTKLGTDEALALKGRAALANARLAYEAYEKTFASERWSALESGGANRQRPLWASTGVKDPAYKDTLYVDELVAPGTVNTMPEATLKATADHGDIQGDTVTGGYEQARADLAAVERLGISYDEVVKQLEDEGVAKFETAWQDLLDAVTKSLNSKGVDAE; encoded by the coding sequence ATGATCACAGTGACCGAAGCAACCGCAGCAGCGGAGCCCCTGAAGCGCCTGTCCGAGGCGGGCGTGTCGATCTGGCTGGACGACCTGTCCCGCAAGCGGATCGCGTCCGGCAACCTCGCCGAACTCATCGAGACCCGGCACGTGGTGGGCGTCACCACCAACCCGTCCATCTTCCAGGCCGCCATCGGCTCCGGAGAGGGCTACGAGGAGCAGCTGGCCGACCTGGCCGTGCGCGGGGTGACGGTCGAGGAGGCCGTCCGCATGATGACCACCGCCGACGTCCGGGCCGCCGCCGACATCCTGCGGCCCGTGTACGACGCCACGGACGGCCGGGACGGCCGGGTCTCCATCGAGGTCGACCCGCGCCTCGCCCACAACACGGCGGCGACCATCGCCGAGGCCAAGCAGCTCGCCTGGCTCGTCGACCGCCCCAACGTGATGATCAAGATTCCGGCGACCGAGGCGGGCCTGCCGGCCATCACCGAGGTCATCGGCCAGGGCATCAGCGTCAACGTGACGCTGATCTTCTCCCTGGAGCGCTACCGCGAGGTCATGGACGCCTACCTCGGCGGCCTGGAGAAGGCCCGGGCGGCCGGCCTCGACCTGTCGGCCATCCACTCCGTCGCCTCCTTCTTCGTCTCCCGCGTCGACACCGAGATCGACAAGCGCCTGACGAAGCTCGGCACCGACGAGGCCCTGGCTCTCAAGGGCCGGGCCGCGCTCGCGAACGCACGGCTCGCGTACGAGGCTTATGAGAAGACGTTCGCCTCCGAGCGGTGGAGCGCGCTGGAGAGCGGGGGCGCAAACAGGCAGCGCCCGCTGTGGGCCTCCACCGGCGTGAAGGACCCGGCGTACAAGGACACCCTGTACGTCGACGAACTGGTCGCGCCGGGCACGGTCAACACCATGCCGGAGGCCACCCTGAAGGCCACCGCCGACCACGGCGACATCCAGGGCGACACCGTGACCGGCGGCTACGAGCAGGCCCGCGCCGACCTCGCGGCCGTGGAGCGGCTCGGGATCTCCTACGACGAGGTCGTGAAGCAGCTCGAGGACGAGGGCGTCGCGAAGTTCGAGACGGCCTGGCAGGACCTGCTGGACGCCGTGACGAAGTCCCTGAACAGCAAGGGAGTTGACGCGGAATGA
- the zwf gene encoding glucose-6-phosphate dehydrogenase, giving the protein MSDETMAQGVAPAESTLVLEAALTPPDSGSSAWDNPLRDPRDRRLPRIAGPSGLVIFGVTGDLSRKKLMPAVYDLANRGLLPPGFSLVGFARRDWADQDFAQVVHDAVREHARTPFREEVWQQLAEGMRFIPGDFDDDTAFKQLKSAVDELDASRGTSGNYAFYLSVPPKFFPKVVQQLKKHGLADAPEGSWRRAVIEKPFGHDLASARELNRIVHGVFEPDQVFRIDHYLGKETVQNILALRFANQMYEPIWNRSFVDHVQITMAEDIGIGGRAGYYDGIGAARDVIQNHLLQLMALTAMEEPIAFDAGSLVTEKMKVLKSVKLPEDLGAHTVRGQYAAAWQGGEKVHGYLQEEGIDPASTTDTYAAIKLEVDNRRWAGVPFYLRTGKRLGRRVTEIAVVFQRAPHSPFDTTATEELGQNAIVIRVQPDEGMTVRFGSKVPGTSMEIRDVSMDFAYGESFTESSPEAYERLILDVLLGDANLFPRTEEVEESWRILDPIEEYWATHGKPAQYASGSWGPGEADEMLARDGRSWRRP; this is encoded by the coding sequence ATGAGCGACGAGACCATGGCACAGGGCGTGGCTCCGGCCGAGAGCACGCTGGTGCTCGAAGCCGCCCTCACCCCTCCGGACAGCGGTTCGTCCGCCTGGGACAACCCGCTCCGCGACCCCCGGGACCGCCGTCTGCCCCGTATCGCGGGCCCTTCCGGACTGGTCATCTTCGGTGTCACCGGCGACCTGTCCCGCAAGAAGCTGATGCCGGCGGTCTACGACCTGGCCAACCGCGGTCTGCTGCCGCCGGGCTTCTCGCTCGTCGGGTTCGCCCGGCGTGACTGGGCCGACCAGGACTTCGCGCAGGTGGTGCACGACGCGGTGCGCGAGCACGCCCGTACGCCCTTCCGCGAGGAGGTCTGGCAGCAGCTCGCCGAGGGCATGCGGTTCATCCCGGGCGACTTCGACGACGACACCGCGTTCAAGCAGCTGAAGTCCGCCGTCGACGAGTTGGACGCCTCCCGGGGCACCAGCGGCAACTACGCGTTCTACCTGTCGGTGCCGCCGAAGTTCTTCCCGAAGGTCGTCCAGCAGCTGAAGAAGCACGGCCTCGCCGACGCCCCCGAGGGTTCCTGGCGGCGCGCGGTCATCGAGAAGCCGTTCGGCCACGACCTGGCGAGCGCCCGCGAGCTGAACCGGATCGTGCACGGGGTGTTCGAGCCGGACCAGGTGTTCCGCATCGACCACTACCTGGGCAAGGAGACGGTCCAGAACATTCTGGCGCTGCGCTTCGCGAACCAGATGTACGAGCCGATCTGGAACCGGTCCTTCGTGGACCATGTGCAGATCACCATGGCCGAGGACATCGGCATCGGCGGCCGCGCCGGCTACTACGACGGCATCGGCGCCGCCCGCGACGTGATCCAGAACCACCTGCTCCAGCTGATGGCCCTGACGGCCATGGAGGAGCCCATCGCCTTCGACGCCGGGTCGCTGGTCACCGAGAAGATGAAGGTCCTGAAGTCGGTGAAGCTGCCGGAGGACCTCGGGGCGCACACCGTGCGCGGCCAGTACGCGGCCGCGTGGCAGGGCGGCGAGAAGGTGCACGGCTATCTCCAGGAGGAGGGCATCGACCCCGCGTCCACCACGGACACCTACGCGGCGATCAAGCTGGAGGTCGACAACCGCCGCTGGGCGGGCGTGCCTTTCTACCTCAGGACGGGCAAGCGGCTGGGCCGCCGGGTGACCGAGATCGCGGTCGTCTTCCAGCGGGCCCCGCACTCCCCCTTCGACACCACGGCCACCGAGGAACTGGGCCAGAACGCGATCGTCATCCGGGTGCAGCCCGATGAGGGGATGACCGTTCGCTTCGGTTCCAAGGTGCCGGGTACGTCGATGGAGATCCGGGACGTCTCGATGGACTTCGCCTACGGCGAGTCGTTCACCGAGTCCAGCCCGGAGGCGTACGAACGGCTGATCCTGGACGTACTGCTCGGCGACGCCAACCTGTTCCCCCGTACGGAGGAAGTGGAGGAGTCCTGGAGGATCCTCGACCCGATCGAGGAGTACTGGGCGACGCACGGCAAGCCCGCGCAGTACGCCTCGGGCAGCTGGGGTCCCGGGGAAGCCGACGAGATGCTCGCACGAGACGGACGGAGCTGGCGCAGGCCATGA
- a CDS encoding helix-turn-helix domain-containing protein yields the protein MADRTMQDDDGIRTYAFPVDRSVCGVGMQVGPMEPGRTWHEDAPLDRVHRIDFHVLMLFTGGPVTHMVDFAEYEMTDGDLLWIRPGQVHRFSRASEYRGTVLTMQPGFLPRATVEATGLYRYDLPPLLHPDPAQLAALRAALAQLRREYEDTTTLPLGLHTEVLRHSLTAFLVRLAHLATSSAEAARGQIDTTFTRFRDAVEKDFATNHSVSAYADALGYSRRTLVRAVRAATGQTPKGFIDKRVILEAKRLLAHTDLPIGRVGAAVGFPDAANFSKFFHQHTDTTPAAFRAELR from the coding sequence ATGGCGGACAGAACCATGCAAGACGACGACGGGATCAGGACATACGCGTTCCCGGTCGACCGAAGCGTCTGCGGCGTCGGTATGCAGGTGGGCCCCATGGAGCCCGGGCGCACCTGGCACGAGGACGCGCCGCTGGACCGTGTCCACCGCATCGATTTCCATGTCCTGATGCTCTTCACTGGCGGCCCCGTGACACACATGGTGGATTTCGCCGAGTACGAGATGACCGACGGCGACCTTCTGTGGATCCGCCCCGGGCAGGTCCACCGCTTCTCCCGGGCGAGCGAGTACCGCGGCACCGTGCTCACCATGCAACCCGGCTTCCTGCCCCGTGCCACGGTGGAGGCCACGGGCCTGTACCGCTACGATTTGCCGCCCCTGCTGCACCCCGACCCGGCCCAGCTCGCCGCGCTCCGGGCGGCCCTCGCCCAGCTCCGGCGCGAGTACGAGGACACCACCACGCTGCCGCTCGGTCTGCACACCGAGGTGCTGCGGCACTCGTTGACCGCGTTCCTGGTACGTCTCGCGCACCTCGCGACCAGCTCCGCCGAGGCGGCCCGCGGCCAGATCGACACCACCTTCACCCGTTTCCGCGACGCGGTCGAGAAGGACTTCGCCACCAACCACAGCGTCAGTGCCTACGCCGACGCCCTCGGCTACTCCCGCCGCACCCTGGTCCGCGCCGTCCGCGCCGCCACCGGTCAGACCCCCAAGGGCTTCATCGACAAGCGCGTGATCCTCGAGGCCAAACGCCTGCTGGCGCACACGGACCTGCCGATAGGCCGCGTCGGCGCCGCCGTCGGCTTTCCCGACGCGGCGAACTTCTCCAAGTTCTTCCATCAGCACACGGACACGACACCGGCGGCGTTCCGGGCGGAGCTGCGCTGA
- a CDS encoding glycoside hydrolase family 16 protein, translated as MSDSPGIPRRRRSVRRAFVAALGTTALAVAAATFATPSANASAPAPPSGWSQVFLDDFNGAAGSGVNTSNWQYDTGTSYPGGPANWGTGEVETMTSSTGNVSLDGNGNLLITPRRDASGHWTSGRIETTRTDFQPPAGGKLRVEARLQMPNVTGTAAEGYWPAFWMLGAPYRGNYQNWPGVGELDIMENVQGLNKTWATMHCGTNPGGPCNETSGIGNSTACPNTTCQSGFHTYTMEWDRSASPEAIRFYVDGVNYHTVTANQVDATTWTNATNHGFFVILNVAMGGAFPDALGGGLDNDTQPGHPMVVDYVQVLQSSGGGSGTTPPPPGNRDAYSAIQAESYDSQSGVATETTSDTGGGQDIGSLANGDWALYKGVDFGSTAAKQFYGRVASGAASGVSGLVEVRLDSRSNAPIGSFAVANTGGWQSWRTVPANIASVTGTHDVYLTFTSGQPGDFVNVNWFDFGH; from the coding sequence ATGAGCGATTCCCCGGGCATACCCCGCAGACGGCGCAGTGTGAGGCGGGCGTTCGTCGCCGCCCTCGGCACGACGGCGCTGGCCGTGGCCGCCGCCACGTTCGCCACGCCGTCCGCCAACGCCTCCGCTCCCGCTCCCCCGTCGGGCTGGAGCCAGGTCTTCCTCGACGACTTCAACGGCGCGGCCGGCTCCGGCGTCAACACGTCCAACTGGCAGTACGACACCGGGACGTCGTATCCGGGCGGTCCCGCCAACTGGGGCACCGGCGAGGTCGAGACGATGACGTCCAGCACCGGCAACGTCTCACTGGACGGCAACGGCAACCTGCTCATCACCCCGCGCCGCGACGCCTCCGGCCACTGGACCTCGGGCCGCATCGAGACCACCCGCACCGACTTCCAGCCGCCGGCCGGCGGCAAGCTGCGCGTCGAGGCCCGGCTGCAGATGCCGAACGTGACCGGCACCGCCGCCGAGGGTTACTGGCCCGCCTTCTGGATGCTGGGCGCGCCCTACCGGGGGAACTACCAGAACTGGCCCGGTGTCGGCGAGCTGGACATCATGGAGAACGTCCAGGGCCTGAACAAGACGTGGGCCACGATGCACTGCGGCACCAACCCGGGCGGCCCGTGCAACGAGACCAGCGGCATCGGCAACTCCACCGCCTGCCCGAACACGACGTGCCAGTCCGGCTTCCACACCTACACCATGGAGTGGGACCGCTCGGCGAGCCCGGAAGCGATCCGCTTCTACGTGGACGGCGTCAACTACCACACGGTCACCGCGAACCAGGTCGACGCGACGACCTGGACCAACGCCACGAACCACGGGTTCTTCGTCATCCTGAACGTGGCGATGGGCGGCGCCTTCCCGGACGCGCTCGGCGGCGGCCTGGACAACGACACGCAGCCCGGGCACCCGATGGTGGTCGACTATGTGCAGGTCCTCCAGTCCTCGGGTGGTGGGAGCGGTACCACGCCTCCGCCGCCGGGCAACCGGGACGCCTACAGCGCGATCCAGGCCGAGTCGTACGACAGCCAGTCCGGCGTGGCCACCGAGACGACCTCGGACACGGGCGGAGGCCAGGACATCGGCTCGCTGGCGAACGGCGACTGGGCCCTGTACAAGGGCGTCGACTTCGGCTCCACGGCAGCGAAGCAGTTCTACGGCCGGGTCGCGAGCGGCGCGGCGAGCGGGGTGAGCGGACTGGTCGAGGTGCGCCTCGACAGCCGGAGCAACGCACCGATCGGCAGTTTCGCGGTGGCCAACACGGGCGGATGGCAGAGCTGGAGGACGGTACCTGCCAACATCGCTTCCGTGACCGGCACGCATGACGTCTATCTGACCTTCACCAGCGGCCAGCCGGGCGACTTCGTGAACGTGAACTGGTTCGACTTCGGGCACTGA